A single window of Balaenoptera ricei isolate mBalRic1 chromosome 15, mBalRic1.hap2, whole genome shotgun sequence DNA harbors:
- the FOXL3 gene encoding forkhead box L3 encodes MFDSSQYPYNCFNYDADDYPAGSSDEEKRLTRPAYSYIALIAMAIQQSPTGKVTLSGIYDFIMRKFPYYRANQRAWQNSIRHNLSLNSCFVKVPRTHGHEKGKGNYWTFAGGCESLLDLFENGNYRRRRRRRGPKREEARGTRAADAEAPRGPPEPATARGNPVPHREAPTPASPAALGREAHRDIKFSIDYILSAPDPFPGLRSTYAQAGRYPRLQAQQMNLHLWTM; translated from the exons ATGTTTGACAGCTCGCAGTATCCCTACAATTGCTTCAATTACGACGCCGACGACTACCCCGCGGGCAGCTCGGACGAGGAGAAGCGGCTCACGCGGCCGGCATACAG CTACATCGCGCTGATCGCCATGGCCATTCAGCAGAGCCCGACGGGCAAGGTGACCCTGTCGGGCATCTACGACTTCATCATGCGCAAGTTCCCCTATTACCGCGCCAACCAGCGCGCCTGGCAGAACTCCATCCGCCACAACCTGTCCCTCAACAGCTGCTTCGTCAAG GTGCCGCGGACCCATGGACACGAGAAGGGCAAAGGCAACTACTGGACCTTCGCCGGCGGCTGCGAGTCGCTACTGGACCTTTTCGAGAACGGCAACtaccggcggcggcggcggcggcgcggcccCAAGCGCGAGGAGGCGAGGGGGACGCGCGCGGCAGACGCGGAAGCGCCCCGGGGTCCCCCTGAGCCGGCCACTGCGAGGGGGAACCCCGTCCCCCACCGCGAGGCCCCAACCCCAGCCAGCCCCGCCGCCCTGGGGAGGGAGGCACACAGGGACATCAAGTTCAGCATCGACTACATCCTCTCCGCCCCCGACCCCTTTCCCGGGCTCAGGTCGACCTACGCGCAGGCGGGCAGATACCCCCGGCTGCAGGCCCAGCAAATGAACCTTCACCTTTGGACGATGTGA